In Methanobacterium aggregans, one DNA window encodes the following:
- a CDS encoding glycosyltransferase family protein, with translation MLIDTKTKVESIKKEEMALKFLNGQVEDLTARFYELEYLSNKNRPFTQKLISKFPQLYILFNRKNNGLKNTYINLKGFNAIKNNHLIDIGYYLKNNKDIRVSGVDPILHYIYHGYQEGRNPNPQFNSKYYTEKYSDVKKSKLNPLIHYSLYGKKEGRQRNIMDTSIEPLIMISESEANAKYEEILKENISLLDLHHFDENAPLVSIIILNRNGLNHLKRLFKYFKEDIQYPNYEIIVVDNLSSDKSLSFLEELKNSLPLTIIKNSENKSFSRANNEAVQVAKGEYILLLNNDIEPTYGWLNQMMQTALNHDKVGTVGAKLVYPNCSESIFNKNNSFKIQHTGIVFQNLNTFFRPINRGKGYEVFNSTFKSEKCVAGNTAATLLVKKDLYLKVGGLDERYYYGYEDVDFCLKLLKRGYKNIYCPKALLFHYEYGSDEKISISNYRDIKFQNNKKLLMSKWFDWLSNKFFLDKLNSECIFSEKPFKVAFAVTECGENASAGDYFTALEFSEALKDLKWDVMFLSRNGPGNWYEVPNDVDVLISLLDAYDPRKIICSNLSLIKIAWPRNWFDRWAEHSGLYEYDIIFASSQIACNYIKEKTDRDAILLPIATNASRFNNNVQPMEEYYSDYCFTGSYWYYPRDVIKMLNPKSIDYTFRLYGKNWEKVEKLQEYYQGFIEYFQLPELYASTKLVIDDANIATKNYGSVNSRVFDALASGALVITNGEIGAQETFGGLLPSYHSKKELHNLIEYYLSNDEVRLTKIKELQQMILEDHTYNHRAQTLKKALEEYINIKNGNSE, from the coding sequence ATGTTGATTGATACTAAAACTAAGGTTGAATCCATTAAAAAAGAAGAAATGGCTTTGAAATTTTTGAATGGCCAGGTTGAGGATCTTACTGCTCGTTTTTATGAGTTAGAGTATTTAAGTAATAAAAATCGGCCATTCACCCAAAAACTGATTTCAAAGTTTCCACAATTGTACATTCTATTTAACCGTAAAAACAACGGCCTAAAAAATACTTACATAAACCTCAAAGGTTTTAATGCCATTAAAAATAACCATTTGATAGATATAGGTTACTACTTAAAAAACAACAAAGACATTAGAGTTTCTGGAGTAGACCCCATTCTCCACTACATATACCACGGATATCAAGAAGGGCGAAACCCCAACCCCCAATTCAATAGCAAATACTACACCGAAAAATACTCCGACGTAAAAAAATCAAAACTAAACCCACTCATACACTACAGCCTATACGGAAAAAAAGAAGGAAGACAAAGAAACATCATGGACACGTCTATTGAACCATTAATTATGATAAGTGAGAGTGAAGCAAATGCAAAATATGAAGAAATATTAAAGGAAAATATTTCACTTCTTGATCTTCACCATTTTGATGAGAATGCACCATTGGTTTCAATTATCATATTAAATAGAAACGGATTAAATCATTTGAAACGGTTGTTCAAGTATTTTAAAGAGGATATCCAGTACCCTAACTATGAAATAATTGTAGTGGATAATTTGTCCAGTGATAAATCACTATCTTTTCTAGAAGAACTTAAAAATTCTCTGCCACTGACAATTATTAAAAATAGTGAAAATAAATCATTTTCTAGAGCTAATAATGAAGCCGTTCAAGTTGCAAAAGGTGAATATATCCTGCTTCTTAACAATGACATTGAACCTACTTATGGCTGGCTCAACCAGATGATGCAAACCGCACTAAATCATGATAAAGTAGGTACTGTAGGTGCCAAACTGGTTTATCCTAACTGTTCCGAATCTATCTTCAATAAAAATAATTCATTCAAAATTCAGCACACTGGCATAGTATTCCAAAATTTAAATACATTTTTTAGGCCTATAAATCGAGGAAAAGGTTATGAAGTATTTAATTCCACTTTTAAATCTGAAAAATGTGTCGCGGGAAATACTGCTGCAACTTTACTTGTGAAAAAGGATTTGTATCTAAAAGTGGGAGGATTAGACGAAAGATATTATTATGGTTATGAGGATGTTGATTTCTGTTTAAAACTATTAAAAAGAGGATATAAAAATATTTACTGTCCAAAAGCACTTTTATTTCATTATGAATATGGTTCAGACGAAAAAATTAGTATATCTAATTATAGGGATATTAAATTCCAAAATAACAAAAAATTACTTATGAGTAAATGGTTTGATTGGTTATCAAATAAGTTTTTCTTAGATAAGTTAAATAGTGAATGTATTTTCTCTGAAAAGCCATTTAAAGTTGCCTTTGCTGTGACAGAATGCGGTGAAAATGCATCTGCAGGGGATTATTTCACCGCTTTAGAATTCTCAGAAGCATTAAAAGATTTAAAGTGGGATGTGATGTTTTTATCACGCAATGGACCTGGAAACTGGTACGAAGTTCCCAATGATGTGGATGTTTTAATATCTTTATTAGACGCCTATGATCCCCGGAAGATCATTTGTTCTAATTTATCTTTGATAAAGATTGCTTGGCCCCGCAATTGGTTTGACCGTTGGGCTGAACACTCTGGTTTGTATGAATATGACATAATTTTTGCATCTAGCCAAATAGCCTGCAATTATATTAAAGAAAAAACTGACCGGGATGCAATTTTATTACCTATTGCTACGAATGCTTCTAGATTTAATAATAATGTTCAACCAATGGAAGAATACTACTCCGATTATTGTTTTACAGGTAGTTACTGGTATTACCCTCGAGATGTCATTAAAATGTTAAACCCTAAGAGTATAGATTACACTTTTAGATTATATGGTAAAAACTGGGAAAAAGTTGAAAAATTACAAGAGTATTACCAAGGGTTTATTGAGTACTTCCAATTACCTGAACTATACGCCTCTACAAAACTCGTTATTGATGATGCCAACATAGCAACCAAAAATTATGGGTCTGTTAACAGTAGAGTTTTTGATGCATTAGCAAGTGGAGCTTTAGTAATAACTAATGGCGAAATTGGAGCACAAGAAACATTTGGAGGATTACTGCCATCATATCATTCAAAAAAAGAATTACATAATTTAATTGAATACTATTTAAGCAATGATGAAGTTAGATTGACTAAAATCAAAGAATTACAGCAAATGATCTTAGAAGATCATACATATAATCACCGTGCCCAAACCTTAAAAAAAGCTCTGGAAGAATATATTAATATTAAAAATGGTAATTCAGAATAA